The following proteins come from a genomic window of Lolium rigidum isolate FL_2022 chromosome 5, APGP_CSIRO_Lrig_0.1, whole genome shotgun sequence:
- the LOC124657022 gene encoding uncharacterized protein LOC124657022 — translation MGGTPRSSIGHILPGAGFFAVGLWHLFSHVRLFSLHPDSYVAPVWFPVTGARYLEPALVIAGSAVELVMEMFVDHSTFLPFEADGSIPSDRLHNHEHAIICLALIVYAGAAVHLDRARAPGRRALCLLLVSVVFAQELLVFHFHSTTHAGVEGQFHWILQVVVAACLGTTLLGIGFPRSFAVSLARSACIMFHGVWLAVIGAMVWVPSMAPKGCSLVREDGRDTVRCRDKASLHRARALVNLQFGWYLSFMTIFVLAIYLYVCNKYPAEQAYARLVHKAAGDEEEQDHLELEAHKCSVHDIGGDMHVRGLLPLEIEV, via the coding sequence ATGGGCGGCACGCCGCGCAGCAGCATCGGCCACATCCTGCCCGGCGCCGGCTTCTTCGCCGTCGGCCTGTGGCACCTTTTCAGCCACGTCAGGCTCTTCTCCCTGCACCCGGACTCGTACGTGGCGCCGGTCTGGTTCCCCGTCACGGGCGCCCGCTACCTGGAGCccgccctcgtcatcgccggcaGCGCCGTGGAGCTCGTCATGGAGATGTTCGTGGACCACTCCACCTTCCTGCCGTTCGAAGCCGACGGCTCCATCCCGTCCGACCGCCTCCACAACCACGAGCACGCCATCATCTGCCTCGCGCTCATCGTCtacgccggcgccgccgtccaCCTCGACCGCGCCCGCGCCCCGGGCCGCCGCGCGCTTTGCCTCCTCCTCGTGTCCGTCGTCTTCGCGCAGGAGCTACTCGTCTTCCACTTCCACTCCACGACGCACGCCGGCGTCGAGGGCCAGTTCCACTGGATCCTCCAGGTGGTCGTTGCCGCGTGCCTCGGCACCACGCTCCTCGGCATCGGCTTCCCGCGGAGCTTCGCCGTGAGCCTGGCCCGGTCGGCCTGCATCATGTTCCACGGGGTGTGGTTGGCCGTCATCGGCGCCATGGTGTGGGTGCCCAGCATGGCGCCCAAGGGGTGCTCCCTGGTGCGGGAGGACGGCCGCGACACCGTGCGCTGCCGCGACAAGGCCAGCCTCCACCGCGCGAGGGCGCTCGTGAACCTGCAGTTCGGGTGGTACCTCTCCTTCATGACGATCTTCGTCCTCGCGATCTACCTGTACGTCTGCAACAAATACCCCGCCGAACAAGCGTACGCGCGGCTCGTCCACAAAgccgccggcgacgaggaggaacAAGATCACCTGGAGCTGGAGGCGCACAAGTGCAGCGTGCATGACATCGGCGGGGACATGCATGTGCGCGGCTTATTGCCATTGGAGATTGAGGTGTAA